A region of Maridesulfovibrio sp. DNA encodes the following proteins:
- the pelF gene encoding GT4 family glycosyltransferase PelF produces the protein MKSEKEYDVCLLLEGTYPFVSGGVSSWIHNLIKGMPELTFTAVCILASSKEKAEYRYDVPDNFVDPTIIYLHDQVEISQNPFKKISRSNMERLRQFHYRMDRKDLSMMKDMVELFRHDKFPLSELFHGKRAWDLLVDRYNPETNDESFIDYFWTYRFTHLPIFKMLPLGLPKAKVYHTISTGYAGLLGVVARMMTGRPLLLTEHGIYVKERKIEISQAEWVYRKEDERMRVESKLGAFQTFWIRMFEQLARMCYDYSSAIFTLYEGNRQLEIQEGADPDKIRIIPNGISLDNFLGLKPKDHDYMGQTEFAVGFVGRVVPIKDVKTFLRAIKIVSIKIEKLKVYIMGPTEEDEEYYEECVNLVRLLHLENVVEFTGKVRVTDYLPNLDVIVLTSISEAQPLVIMEANCAGIPAVASDVGSCRELLEGRTIPDQELGPSGIVTKVADPVSTGEAIITILTSPILRKKMSRAGIERVKTFYKESDLNEKYLKIYKYYMAMDDLE, from the coding sequence ATGAAATCTGAAAAAGAATACGATGTATGCCTGCTTCTGGAGGGAACCTATCCGTTTGTGTCCGGGGGTGTTTCCTCTTGGATTCATAACCTGATCAAAGGTATGCCGGAGCTTACTTTTACGGCTGTCTGCATTCTTGCTTCATCTAAAGAGAAAGCTGAATACCGTTACGATGTTCCGGATAATTTTGTTGATCCAACAATAATATATCTGCACGATCAGGTGGAAATATCCCAGAATCCGTTCAAGAAGATTTCCAGATCAAATATGGAAAGGCTCAGGCAATTTCATTATCGCATGGATAGAAAAGATCTCAGCATGATGAAAGATATGGTTGAACTCTTCCGCCATGATAAATTTCCCCTTTCGGAGCTGTTCCATGGCAAAAGGGCTTGGGATCTGCTTGTGGATCGTTACAATCCGGAAACCAATGACGAGTCCTTTATTGATTACTTCTGGACTTACCGGTTCACCCATCTGCCGATTTTTAAAATGCTGCCTCTGGGGCTGCCTAAAGCCAAAGTCTATCACACTATTTCAACAGGATACGCAGGTCTACTGGGGGTTGTGGCAAGAATGATGACCGGACGTCCGTTGCTGCTGACCGAGCATGGTATTTACGTCAAGGAACGTAAAATTGAAATTTCGCAGGCAGAATGGGTTTACCGCAAGGAAGACGAACGGATGCGTGTTGAGAGCAAACTCGGTGCGTTTCAGACTTTCTGGATCAGGATGTTTGAGCAGCTGGCCCGCATGTGCTATGACTATTCGTCTGCTATCTTTACTCTTTATGAAGGAAACAGGCAGCTTGAAATTCAGGAAGGGGCCGATCCGGATAAGATCAGGATTATTCCCAACGGCATCAGTCTTGATAACTTTCTTGGGCTGAAACCCAAGGATCATGACTATATGGGGCAGACCGAGTTCGCGGTGGGCTTCGTGGGGCGTGTGGTTCCCATCAAGGATGTGAAGACTTTTCTGAGGGCTATTAAAATAGTGTCCATCAAGATCGAAAAGCTGAAAGTCTACATCATGGGACCAACCGAGGAAGATGAGGAATACTATGAGGAGTGCGTGAACCTTGTCCGGCTGCTGCATCTTGAGAATGTGGTGGAATTTACCGGCAAGGTCCGGGTTACCGATTATCTGCCGAATCTTGATGTTATAGTTCTGACCAGTATCAGTGAGGCTCAGCCGTTGGTTATAATGGAGGCTAATTGTGCCGGAATTCCGGCTGTAGCTTCTGATGTGGGGTCCTGCCGGGAACTGCTTGAAGGAAGAACTATCCCAGATCAGGAGCTTGGGCCTTCCGGTATTGTGACAAAAGTTGCGGACCCCGTAAGCACCGGGGAGGCCATCATCACGATTCTGACCAGTCCTATCCTGCGCAAGAAGATGTCTAGGGCCGGTATTGAGCGGGTAAAGACTTTTTATAAAGAGTCAGACCTCAATGAGAAGTATTTGAAGATTTACAAATATTACATGGCGATGGATGATCTGGAGTAA